The Vulpes vulpes isolate BD-2025 chromosome 8, VulVul3, whole genome shotgun sequence genome has a window encoding:
- the LOC112921005 gene encoding keratin, type II cytoskeletal 73 gives MNRQFTYKSGAASKGGFSGCSAVLSGGSSSSYRAGGKGLSGGFGSRSLYSLGGTRSISLNMASSSGRVGGYGFGRGRASGFAGSMFGSVALGPVCPSVCPPGGIHQVTVNKNLLAPLNVELDPEIQKVRTQEREQIKALNNKFASFIDKVRFLEQQNQVLETKWELLQQLDVNNCKNNLEPILEGYISNLRKQLETLSGDRVRLDSELRSMRDVVEDYKKRYEEEINKRTTAENEFVVLKKDVDAAYMSKVELQAKVDALDGEIKFFKCLYEGEIAQIQSHISDTSVILSMDNNRDLNLDSIIAEVRAQYEEIALKSKAEAEALYQTKFQELQLAAGRHGDDLKHTKNEISELTRLIQRLRSEIESVKKQCSNLETAIADAEQRGDCALKDARAKLDELEAALHQAKEELARMLREYQELMSTKLSLDIEIATYRKLLEGEECRMSGEYTNAVSISVISSTPAGTAGTGAGFGFGGAGSYGYRPSSVSGGYGVLSGGCVTGSGNCSPRGESKTRLGSASEFKDPQGKTSALSSPAKKTTR, from the exons ATGAATCGCCAATTCACCTACAAGTCGGGAGCTGCCTCCAAGGGGGGCTTCAGCGGCTGCTCGGCAGTGCTCTCCGGGGGCAGCTCATCCTCCTACCGGGCAGGGGGCAAAGGGCTCAGTGGAGGCTTTGGAAGCCGGAGCCTCTACAGCCTGGGGGGCACCAGGAGCATCTCCCTCAACATGGCCAGCAGCAGTGGGCGGGTGGGTGGCTATGGGTTTGGTCGAGGCCGGGCCAGTGGCTTTGCTGGGAGCATGTTTGGCAGCGTGGCCCTGGGGCCCGTGTGCCCGTCTGTGTGCCCTCCGGGGGGCATCCATCAGGTCACCGTCAACAAGAACCTCCTGGCCCCCCTCAACGTGGAGCTGGACCCCGAGATCCAGAAAGTGCGCACCCAGGAGCGGGAGCAGATCAAGGCTCTGAACAACAAGTTCGCCTCCTTCATCGACAAG GTGCGGTTCCTGGAGCAGCAGAACCAGGTGCTGGAGACCAAGTGGGAGCTGCTGCAGCAGCTGGATGTGAACAACTGCAAGAACAACCTGGAGCCCATCCTCGAGGGCTACATCAGCAACCTGCGGAAGCAGCTGGAGACGCTGTCCGGGGACAGGGTGCGGCTGGACTCGGAGCTGAGGAGCATGCGGGACGTGGTGGAGGACTACAAGAAGAG GTATGAGGAGGAGATTAACAAGCGCACAACTGCCGAGAATGAATTTGTGGTGCTCAAGAAg GATGTGGATGCAGCTTACATGAGCAAGGTGGAGCTTCAGGCCAAGGTGGATGCCCTGGATGGAGAAATCAAGTTCTTCAAATGCCTGTATGAGGGG GAGATCGCtcagatccagtcccacatcagtgACACATCTGTCATCCTGTCCATGGACAACAATCGGGACCTGAACTTGGACAGCATCATTGCTGAGGTCCGTGCTCAGTATGAGGAGATCGCCTTGAAGAGCAAGGCTGAGGCTGAGGCGCTGTACCAGACTAAG TTCCAGGAGCTCCAGCTAGCGGCCGGTCGGCATGGAGATGACCTCAAACATACCAAGAACGAGATCTCCGAACTGACTCGCCTTATCCAAAGGCTGCGCTCGGAGATTGAGAGTGTGAAGAAGCAG TGCTCCAACCTGGAGACGGCCATCGCCGACGCCGAGCAGCGGGGCGACTGTGCCCTGAAGGACGCCCGGGCCAAGCTGGACGAGCTGGAGGCCGCCCTGCACCAGGCCAAGGAGGAGCTGGCCCGGATGCTGCGCGAGTACCAGGAGCTCATGAGCACGAAGCTGTCCCTGGACATCGAGATCGCGACCTACCGCAAGCTGCTGGAGGGCGAGGAGTGCAG GATGTCTGGAGAATACACCAACGCCGTGAGCATCT CGGTCATCAGCAGCACCCCGGCGGGCACCGCGGGCACCGGGGCCGGCTTCGGTTTCGGCGGCGCTGGCAGCTACGGTTACCGGCCCAGCTCGGTCTCCGGGGGCTACGGCGTGCTGTCCGGGGGCTGTGTCACCGGCAGTGGCAACTGCAGCCCCCGTGGGGAGTCCAAAACCAGGCTGGGGAGTGCGAGCGAGTTCAAGGACCCCCAGGGGAAGACCTCCGCTCTGAGCTCCCCCGCCAAGAAAaccacaagataa
- the KRT72 gene encoding keratin, type II cytoskeletal 72, whose product MSRPLHLRPAGERPAFSGCSAVLAGRGSASSASLRAGAKGTAAFGSRSLLSPGSGRRLALAPVTGRGGASTLGHCSGSGGGRLGGFVGTVFGSAGLGPVCPSVCPPGGIPQVTVNRSLLAPLNVELDPEIQKVRAQEREQIKALNNKFASFIDKVRFLEQQNQVLETKWNLLQQLDLNNCRKNLEPIYEGYISNLRKQLETQTGDRVRLDSELRSMQDLVEDYKKRYEVEINRRTAAENEFVVLKKDVDAAYMNKVELQAKVDSLTDEIKFFKCLYEGEIAQMQSHISDTSVILSMDNNRDLDLDSIIDEVRAQYEEIALKSKAEAEALYQTKIQELQVTAGRHGDDLKLTKAEISELNRLIQRIRSEIGNVKKQCANLETAIADAEQRGDCALKDARAKLDELEAALHQAKEELARLLREYQELLSTKLALDMEIATYRKLLEGEECRMSGEHPSSVSISVISNTGAGAGGTGFSVGFGASSSFSFKPAAVDVKTKGGCGSEFKDPGPKGSGGSCAARKASR is encoded by the exons ATGAGCCGCCCGCTGCACCTCCGGCCCGCGGGCGAGCGCCCAGCCTTCAGCGGCTGCTCGGCCGTCCTCGCGGGCAGGGGCAGCGCCAGCTCCGCGTCCCTCCGGGCCGGCGCCAAGGGCACGGCTGCCTTCGGCAGCAGGAGCCTCCTGAGCCCGGGGAGCGGCCGGCGCCTGGCCCTGGCCCCCGTGACCGGCCGGGGGGGCGCGTCCACACTGGGCCACTGCTCGGGCTCGGGGGGCGGCCGGCTGGGCGGCTTCGTGGGCACCGTGTTCGGCAGCGCCGGGCTGGGGCCTGTGTGCCCGTCTGTGTGCCCGCCTGGCGGCATCCCTCAGGTCACCGTCAATAGGAGCCTCCTGGCCCCCCTCAATGTGGAGCTGGACCCCGAGATCCAGAAGGTGCGCGCCCAGGAGCGGGAGCAGATCAAGGCCCTGAACAACAAGTTCGCCTCCTTCATCGACAAG GTGCGGTTCCTGGAGCAGCAGAACCAGGTGCTGGAGACCAAGTGGAACCTGCTACAGCAGCTGGATCTGAACAACTGCAGGAAGAACCTGGAGCCTATTTATGAGGGCTACATCAGCAACCTGCGGAAGCAGCTGGAGACACAGACGGGCGACAGGGTGAGGCTGGACTCGGAACTGAGGAGCATGCAGGATTTGGTGGAGGACTATAAGAAGAG GTACGAGGTGGAGATCAACAGACGCACAGCTGCTGAGAATGAGTTCGTGGTGCTCAAGAAG GATGTGGACGCCGCCTACATGAACAAGGTGGAGCTCCAGGCCAAGGTGGACTCCCTGACAGATGAGATCAAGTTCTTCAAGTGCCTCTACGAAGGG GAGATCGCTCAGATGCAGTCCCACATCAGCGACACCTCCGTCATCCTGTCCATGGACAACAACCGGGACCTGGACCTGGACAGCATCATCGACGAGGTCCGCGCCCAGTACGAGGAGATCGCCCTGAAGAGCAAGGCCGAGGCCGAGGCGCTGTACCAGACCAAG ATCCAAGAGCTGCAGGTCACAGCGGGCCGGCACGGGGATGACCTCAAACTCACCAAGGCCGAGATCTCAGAGCTCAACCGCCTAATCCAGAGGATCCGCTCCGAGATAGGGAACGTGAAGAAGCAG TGCGCCAACCTGGAGACGGCCATCGCCGACGCCGAGCAGCGGGGCGACTGTGCCCTGAAGGACGCCCGGGCCAAGCTGGACGAGCTGGAGGCCGCCCTGCACCAGGCCAAGGAGGAGCTGGCCCGGCTCCTGCGCGAGTACCAGGAGCTCCTGAGCACGAAGCTGGCCCTGGACATGGAGATCGCGACCTACCGCAAGCTGCTGGAGGGCGAGGAGTGCAG gaTGTCTGGTGAACATCCCAGCTCCGTGAGCATCT CTGTCATCAGCAACACTGGCGCGGGGGCAGGAGGCACCGGCTTCAGCGTGGGCTTTGGCGCCTCGAGCAGTTTCAGCTTCAAACCTGCGGCCGTGGACGTCAAGACCAAAGGCGGCTGCGGCAGCGAGTTCAAGGATCCCGGGCCCAAGGGCTCAGGCGGCAGCTGCGCAGCCAGGAAGGCCTCGAGGTGA